In one Solanum dulcamara chromosome 1, daSolDulc1.2, whole genome shotgun sequence genomic region, the following are encoded:
- the LOC129893343 gene encoding uncharacterized protein LOC129893343, with product MEENVEPLFVGVKLEKEKSLVLKLCNKQKTRVKVIKDRLKIASDRQKSYTNLKRCDIKHQVGDKVFLKVYPWKKIIRFIQKGKLSPRFIGHYEILETVEPVAYKLALLPELEKIHNVFHVSMLRRYYSDPSHALSVESIEVNPDLTYNEKPILIQA from the coding sequence ATGGAAGAAAATGTCGAACCCCTCTTTGTTGGAGTGaaattggaaaaagaaaaatcattggTCCTAAAATTGTGCAACAAACAAAAGACAAGGGTAAAAGTGATCAAGGATCGTCTAAAGATCGCTTCAGATAGGCAAAAGTCATACACTAACCTTAAAAGGTGTGATATTAAGCATCAAGTTGGTGATAAAGTATTCTTAAAGGTGTATCCATGGAAAAAGATTATAAGATTTATCCAAAAAGGAAAACTGAGTCCTCGATTTATTGGACATTATGAGATACTTGAAACAGTGGAACCAGTTGCATATAAATTAGCCTTGCTGCCTGAGTTGGAAAAgatccacaatgtcttccatgTTTCGATGCTCAGAAGATATTATTCTGATCCATCTCATGCTCTTTCAGTTGAATCTATTGAGGTTAATCCAGACTTGACTTATAACGAAAAACCTATCTTGATCCAAGCTTGA